One Candidatus Zixiibacteriota bacterium genomic window, TTCGCTTTATCAGCGCGGGACTGCCTCGCTCGACCGGATCAACACCGTTCTGCGGACCGAGCCGGAAATTCGCGACAACGGCAAGGAAGCGCATCGCGGTAAAATCAAAGGTAAAATCGAGTTCCGCCATCTGAGCTTCAGTTACGAGGACAATCTCGTGCTGAACGATATTGATCTGACCGTTGAGGCCGGGGAGACGATCGGACTGGTCGGCATGACCGGTTCCGGAAAGACGACATTGGTGTCGCTGCTGGCGCGGCTTTACCCGTCGGCGCGCGGCAAACTGCTTATTGACGGCGTCGATATCAACGACTGGGAGTTGGAGTCGCTGCGCAATCAGATCGGTTTTGCCACCCAGGAGCCCTTTTTATTTTCCCGCAACATTGCCGAAAACGTGGCGTTCGGGGCCGAATTGACCGATCCGGACGAAGTCTCACAAGCGGCGGACACGGCGGCGCTGGTCAAGGATATCGAGATGTTCCCAAGCGGCTATGAGACAATGCTGGGCGAGCGGGGGATTACCCTTTCGGGCGGCCAGAAACAGCGCACAGCGATTGCCCGGGCGCTGTTGATCGATCCGGCGATTCTGGTTCTCGACGATGCCACTTCATCGGTCGACACCGAGACCGAGGACGAGATCAACGAGAAGATCAAGGCGGTTCTCAGCGGCCGGACGGCGATTGTCATTTCGCATCGGGTTTCATCGGTCAAAGAAGCGGACAAAATTATCTATCTCGAAAACGGTCGGATTGTCGAAATGGGCAACCACGATCAGTTGATCGCCAAAGACGGCCGGTACGCCGAACTGTACCGAGCCCAGTTGATGGCTCAGGAGCTGGACAAGCTATGAGTGCAGCCGATGCCTACCACGAGGAAGAAGCGCTCGGCAAGGCCTACGATGCCCGCCTGATGAAGCGGTTGCTGACTTATATCCGACCCTACCGCAAATGGGTGGCGCTGGCGGTGGTGCTGCTGCTCATCACGTCGTCGTTCCAGATAGCGCTCGCTTTTCTGACGCAGGTGGCGATTGACGACTATATCACTCCCGGCAAACTTTCCGGCCTGTTTACCATGGCAATGATCTATCTCGGGGTGATCGTGGTCGGATTTTTTGCCAGTTATGCCCAGCTTTATATCACCGCCTGGCTCGGGCAGAAAGTTCAGCACGATATTCGCATGCAGGTGTTCTCGCATTTGCAGCGGCTGCATCTCGGCTATTTCGACAAAAATCCGGTGGGGCGACTGGTAACGCGGGTTACCTCGGATGTCAACGTGCTCAACGAGATGTTCTCCTCCGGGGTGGTGACGGTGATCGGGGACATTTTCATGCTGGCGCTGATTATCGGTGCTTTGCTCTACTACAACTGGAAACTCGCCCTGATTACGTTCATCGTGGTGCCGCTGCTGGTCGGGGCGACCTTTTTGTTCCGGGCCAGGGTCCGTGATGTCTATCGTCTGGTCCGGCTCAAGCTGGCGCGGTTGAACGCTTTCGTACAGGAACATATCACCGGCATCAAAGTAGTCCAGTTGTTCGTTAAGGAGAAACGGACGTTCGAGCAGTTCGATGAGATCAACCGCGACCTGCGCGGAGCGCATTTTCGCTCGATTTATTATTACGCGGTGTTTTTCCCGACCGTTGAAGTGATTGGCGCCCTCTCGCTGGCGCTGCTGCTGTACTATGGCGGCTTCCAGATCGAGGCCGGTCTGCTGACTTTCGGCGAACTGGTGGCGTTCATTCAACTCGTGGAGCGGTTCTATCGTCCGATCCGCGATCTCTCGGAAAAATATAACATTCTGCAGGCTTCGATGGCCTCATCGGAGCGGATTTTCCGCCTGCTCGACACCCCGCCGGCATTTGACGGACCTAAGGAAGATGTTGCAACCGGTGAGTTCAAAGGTCGCATCGAGTTTGAAAATGTCTGGTTCGCTTATAACGAAAACGAATGGGTGCTCAAGGATGTCTCGTTCACGGTGGAACCGGGCGAGAAGGTAGCGATTGTCGGCGCGACCGGCGCGGGGAAAACCTCGTTGATGTCCCTGTTGTATCGGTTCTATGATTATCAAAAAGGCTCGATCAGAATCGACGGGGTGGATATCAAAAACTGGCCGGTCGACCGTTTGCGCTCGCATCTGGCGCTCGTTCTTCAGGATGTCTACCTTTTCAGCGGCGACTATGCCGCCAATGTAAGGCTGCGCAACGAAACGATCACCGACGACCAGGTACGCACGGCCTTATCGCGAGTCGGGTTCGACCGCTTTCTGACCGAGGCCCCGGACGGCATCCACACCAGAGTCCGGGAACGGGGGGCGACACTTTCGACCGGACAGAAACAGTTGTTGTCGTTCGCTCGTTCGCTGGCCCATAATCCGGACATTCTCATTTTGGACGAAGCGACCTCATCGGTTGACACCGAGACCGAGCTGTTGATCCAGAGTGCGCTCGATGAGTTGCTCAAGGGGCGGACCTCGATCGTGATCGCGCATCGGTTGTCGACAATCGAAAAAGCCGATAAAATCATCGTGCTGCATCACGGTCAACTGCGTGAAATGGGGAAACATCATGAGTTGTTGCAGCAGCGGGGGATTTATTATAGACTGTACCAGATGCAGTATAAAAAACAGGCGGCCCCGCCAACCGGATGATCGATTGTCCGAGCGTTCGTGCGCATAGGTCATCAGAGTACGGTTGTGAGTCGGGCGACGCAAGGCCGCCCGCTACGCGAGGTCAGCGCACTAACCAGCGTTGCCGGGGGGCTTGTCTCCCCGGCGATGTTGAAACGATAGAGATTATGAAAAATGTTATGGACGGAGCGATAGCATTGTCGATAAACAAAACGCAGAAACGAGATATTGCAAAATTCGTAGATGAACTGGCCCGAGGAGCGGGACAAATTCTTAAGGCCGGATTCAGCAAGTCCAAAAAGGTCCGCTACAAGGGGCGGATCGATCCGGTGACGCAGTTCGATGTCAAGGCGGAGAAGTTTATCACTTCGCGCATTGCCGCCAAATTCCCCGATCATGCCGTGATGGCCGAAGAGGGCTCCGACACGGCGGCCCGTTCTCCCTGGCGCTGGGTAATCGATCCGCTCGACGGGACGGTCAATTTCGCTCATGGTTTTCCCGTCTACTGTGTGTCGATCGCCGTGCAGTACGAGGGGGGGACGGTCGTGGCGGCGATTTTCGATCCGGAGCGCGACGAGCTGTTTTCGGCAACGGCCGGCGGCGGGGCGCGTCTCAACGGTCGCAAGATATCGGTCTCGGAGGAAACGAAGCTCGGTCGTTCTTTGCTCGCGACCGGCTTTTCGTACAGCGTAGCCACCGACCGCAAGAACAACCTCGGTCTTTTTGCCCGCATGGTTAAAACCGCCCAGGCGGTACGGCGACCCGGCTCGGCGGCGATCGACCTCTGCTGGCTGGCTTCGGGGCGAATTGACGGTTTCTGGGAGCTTAAACTTCATCCCTGGGACACGGCGGCGGCGATTCTGATCGTGCGTGAAGCGGGGGGGAAGGTCAGTCGGATCGACGGCTCCCCGTACGATATCTTCGCGAAAGACATTCTTGCCTCCAACAGCCGGATTCATGCCCAGATGCAACGGGCTTTGACGGGGCGAACGGAAAAACAGGTGAAGTGATCGTTTTTGCGACGACTTCTTTTTATCGGTAGATGAGACCTTCATCGAGGTTTAACTCGTCTAGGGTCATGTCCAGGAGCGTCTGCAACTCCTCGTGATAGTCCTCGCTGCCGTCGGTTTTCCACTCAAGCTCGGATAAAACCTCGAACACGAATTCCTTTTCTCCTTGTTTGGTCCAATCTTCCTGTAAGGTCTTGTTGGGGTGGCTGCCGAAATTGAGTTGGAATCTATGCCGGTTCCAGCGGGCTTTCATATCGGGGCCGGAGTCGATGAAGACGCGGTTGTTGACGAGGTTGCGGATCTGGAACACACCCATGGGCGGTTTCATCTGGCGGTACTGTTCCTTGAGTTCTTTTTTTCTGTCCATATCGTATGTTCCTGTCTCGTGTTATTTCCATGCTGTCGTCTCTTGAACAGTTGTTTATGACAGAGGTTTCAACGATTTCAATTAGCTGGATTCGGGAGGCCGTGCACTCCGACCGGTTGGTTAGCAATTGACAGAATCACTCTAACCGGTATATTAGAGGCAGATAGTCCCCCTCTTTGTCCGGTAATTTATTTCGCATTGGGAGGAAAATCAAATGCGAAAGCACACCAGTTCTATCCTCGTCCTCACCACCCTTTCAATAGTCATTGCCAGTCTGCTTATCATCCTGTCTTGCGGTGATGATAATGACATAACCGGTCCGGCTGATTCGATTGCTCCAGCCCGAATCAATGACCTCTCGGTCGAAGTGATTGGCGAAGGGGCAGCAATCAAACTGTACTTCACGGCAGTCGGCGACGACAGCCTTAGCGGAACGGCCAAATCATATCGGTTGTATTACTCGAACTCACCGATCGAAGAGTCGGACTGGCAAGATGCGAACTTCCTGGATTTGGCCGCCAAGCCTCCCGTAGCGGGCCAGAGGGATACGGTTGTTACAGATCGACTTCAGCCGAACCGGGGATACTTTCTGGTGCTGCAGGTCTGTGATGAAGCCGGGAATTGCTCGCTGGTGTCCAACATGGTCATTTGTTATACTAGCTCCCGTGGGTACTGGCATTTGCCGGCCATGATCACCGATCTTGTCGTGACTGATGTCAACCTTTCCAGTGTGCAGTTAACCTGGACGGCGCCGGGAGCCGATTCGATCTGGGGCCTTGTCAACGAGTACGAGGTCCACTACGGCCAAGACAGCGCAGCAGTGAGCTCAGGGGACTCGGCTCAGATATTGCGTTTGACGGAACAAAATGCGGCGTGCGGCGAATTGGTGAGTTACTGGGTGCGGGATTTATTGCCGGAAGAAGACTACTGGTTCACGGTGGTAGCGCTGAACCGCTACGGTATGAGCTCCCAACCCTCTAATATGAGGCAGGTGACCACGGTCTACTGGCCGGACACGATCCCCCCGGCGCGTGTGACTGATCTGCGCGTAATCGATTCGAGCGACGCTCGATTGACGCTGGCCTGGACCGCCACCGGTGACGACAGTCTTACGGGTCTGGCGTACAGCTATGAATTGCGCTGGTCCTACGCGCCGTTGTCCGACTCGAACTGGAGCGCGGCCAATTTGTTGATCTTCTCCGACGATCCTTCAATGCCGGGGGAAACTGATACGGTGCGGACTGATCGACTGTCTCACCAGATGGAGTACTTCTTTGGCGTACGCTTGTGCGATGAAGGAGGTCTGTGTTCGGGGATTTCGAACGTTCTTCAGCACCGGGTTATGTGGGATGATGCCACACCGCCGGCGCCAGTTACCGACCTGCGCGTCATTGACTCCAGTGATGCCCGTCTCACCTTGGCCTGGACCGCCACCGGCGATGATAGCCTGACAGGTCAGGCGAGTAGTTATGAGGTACGCTGGTCCTACGCGCCGTTGTCCGACTCGAATTGGAGCGCGGCCAATTTGTTGATCTTCTCCGACGATCCTTCAATGCCGGGGGAAACTGATACGGTGCGGACTGATCGACTGTCTCACCAGACGGAGTACTTCTTTGGCGTACGCTTGTGCGATGAAGGAGATCTGTGTTCGGGGATTTCGAACGTACTTCAGCATAGAGTAATGTGGGATGACACGATTCCACCGGCAGTGATTGATGATCTTCGTGCCTCGCAGGCAGGCAGGGGGGAGATTGAAGTCAGGTGGACGGCTCCGGCTGACTTACCCGACGGCGGGGCCGTCGTTGCTTATGATCTCCGATATTCAACTGAACCGATCGATGAGAGCAATTTCGCGTCCTGCACTCGCATAGAGACCGGAACACCCGGTATTCCCGGCACCGAGGAAGGGCTGGTGGTGACCGTGGTTGACGCCTACTGCAACTACTATTTTGCCATCCGCAGTGTGGACGAATACGACTTCCTGTCGGCGGTATCCGCGCCAGCCTACGTCTCTTATGAACCGGAAGGTTTAACTCTGGATTGGCCGGAACTCCCCGACAGCCTCGGCGTAGATCGGGTTCTCAGCTTCGCGATGACTCACGATGGAGGAACTCTGGTGCTGTTCCGACCGACCTGGCTGGAGTCTCACGATGCCGATATCGCCCTTCTCAAGGTTGATGCGGACGGAGGGCTCGTCTGGCAGAGAACATACGGCGGTGCGGGGTATGACGATGGTGTGGGGATACTGAGGCTTTCGACGGGCTACGTGCTCGTGGCAAACACCGAGAGCTACGGCGCCGGAGACAAAGATGTCTGGCTGGTGTGGATCGATGAATCGGGAAACGTAACACAGACGAAGACCATCGGCGATGAACTGACTCAATATGCGACCCAATGTGACGTATCTCCCACAGGTGGCTTCGCAGTGGGGGGAGTCTCAAGTACGATCCCCGGAGCGTTCGTGACAGGATTGGATAACTCGGGAGCCATCAAATGGACCAAAGAGCATACGTTGGGACAAGAGTGCCTCGGGCAACGTGGCAGTGAATCGATCTATGGCATTGATTTCAACCCTTTGGGTGACCTGGTGTATTCAATCCAGAGCGACTATTATCAGGGTCATCCCTCGCCCGGTACCGGCGAGTGGGTTTGTGAGTCTTATTCCGCTGCCCACCTCATGCTCGTGCCGCCGGGCGGAATTCCGGCCTCGATCTTCTCGGGCAGCGGCTACCTTGATGCTCCGGTCTTCATCAAGAGTGTGTCTTACTCGGGCGGCTCGACGTGGCTTTTCCACTATTATGACCGTTACTTCTACATCTATAATCCGTACGGAGAGCTTTTCTGCTGGGATGAAAGCGGGTCTCTTGTATGGAAGGAGCCTGCGCCGCAGGGATATGCCGGTGCTGTTGCTCTAGGTTCGAGCCAGGTGATCGC contains:
- a CDS encoding fibronectin type III domain-containing protein, coding for MRKHTSSILVLTTLSIVIASLLIILSCGDDNDITGPADSIAPARINDLSVEVIGEGAAIKLYFTAVGDDSLSGTAKSYRLYYSNSPIEESDWQDANFLDLAAKPPVAGQRDTVVTDRLQPNRGYFLVLQVCDEAGNCSLVSNMVICYTSSRGYWHLPAMITDLVVTDVNLSSVQLTWTAPGADSIWGLVNEYEVHYGQDSAAVSSGDSAQILRLTEQNAACGELVSYWVRDLLPEEDYWFTVVALNRYGMSSQPSNMRQVTTVYWPDTIPPARVTDLRVIDSSDARLTLAWTATGDDSLTGLAYSYELRWSYAPLSDSNWSAANLLIFSDDPSMPGETDTVRTDRLSHQMEYFFGVRLCDEGGLCSGISNVLQHRVMWDDATPPAPVTDLRVIDSSDARLTLAWTATGDDSLTGQASSYEVRWSYAPLSDSNWSAANLLIFSDDPSMPGETDTVRTDRLSHQTEYFFGVRLCDEGDLCSGISNVLQHRVMWDDTIPPAVIDDLRASQAGRGEIEVRWTAPADLPDGGAVVAYDLRYSTEPIDESNFASCTRIETGTPGIPGTEEGLVVTVVDAYCNYYFAIRSVDEYDFLSAVSAPAYVSYEPEGLTLDWPELPDSLGVDRVLSFAMTHDGGTLVLFRPTWLESHDADIALLKVDADGGLVWQRTYGGAGYDDGVGILRLSTGYVLVANTESYGAGDKDVWLVWIDESGNVTQTKTIGDELTQYATQCDVSPTGGFAVGGVSSTIPGAFVTGLDNSGAIKWTKEHTLGQECLGQRGSESIYGIDFNPLGDLVYSIQSDYYQGHPSPGTGEWVCESYSAAHLMLVPPGGIPASIFSGSGYLDAPVFIKSVSYSGGSTWLFHYYDRYFYIYNPYGELFCWDESGSLVWKEPAPQGYAGAVALGSSQVIAVVADAHTSVLQLISYPTNGGGYDLAINVGSSVQAGGIAINEANDIVVAGSALKDGVRQIFIFRVER
- a CDS encoding ABC transporter ATP-binding protein; this translates as MSAADAYHEEEALGKAYDARLMKRLLTYIRPYRKWVALAVVLLLITSSFQIALAFLTQVAIDDYITPGKLSGLFTMAMIYLGVIVVGFFASYAQLYITAWLGQKVQHDIRMQVFSHLQRLHLGYFDKNPVGRLVTRVTSDVNVLNEMFSSGVVTVIGDIFMLALIIGALLYYNWKLALITFIVVPLLVGATFLFRARVRDVYRLVRLKLARLNAFVQEHITGIKVVQLFVKEKRTFEQFDEINRDLRGAHFRSIYYYAVFFPTVEVIGALSLALLLYYGGFQIEAGLLTFGELVAFIQLVERFYRPIRDLSEKYNILQASMASSERIFRLLDTPPAFDGPKEDVATGEFKGRIEFENVWFAYNENEWVLKDVSFTVEPGEKVAIVGATGAGKTSLMSLLYRFYDYQKGSIRIDGVDIKNWPVDRLRSHLALVLQDVYLFSGDYAANVRLRNETITDDQVRTALSRVGFDRFLTEAPDGIHTRVRERGATLSTGQKQLLSFARSLAHNPDILILDEATSSVDTETELLIQSALDELLKGRTSIVIAHRLSTIEKADKIIVLHHGQLREMGKHHELLQQRGIYYRLYQMQYKKQAAPPTG
- a CDS encoding GIY-YIG nuclease family protein, producing MDRKKELKEQYRQMKPPMGVFQIRNLVNNRVFIDSGPDMKARWNRHRFQLNFGSHPNKTLQEDWTKQGEKEFVFEVLSELEWKTDGSEDYHEELQTLLDMTLDELNLDEGLIYR
- a CDS encoding inositol monophosphatase family protein gives rise to the protein MKNVMDGAIALSINKTQKRDIAKFVDELARGAGQILKAGFSKSKKVRYKGRIDPVTQFDVKAEKFITSRIAAKFPDHAVMAEEGSDTAARSPWRWVIDPLDGTVNFAHGFPVYCVSIAVQYEGGTVVAAIFDPERDELFSATAGGGARLNGRKISVSEETKLGRSLLATGFSYSVATDRKNNLGLFARMVKTAQAVRRPGSAAIDLCWLASGRIDGFWELKLHPWDTAAAILIVREAGGKVSRIDGSPYDIFAKDILASNSRIHAQMQRALTGRTEKQVK